Proteins encoded together in one Kutzneria kofuensis window:
- the bcp gene encoding thioredoxin-dependent thiol peroxidase, whose amino-acid sequence MTEQTRLAVGDAAPDFTLLDSEGNKVSLSDYRGRQVVVYFYPAAMTPGCTKQACDFRDNLAEFNDAGFAVLGVSPDKVEKLAKFRDAEGLTFPLLSDADKSVMQRWGAFGEKQNYGRTVMGVIRSTFVVDADGKIAKASYNVRATGHVAKLRKDLGI is encoded by the coding sequence ATGACTGAGCAGACGCGACTGGCCGTCGGCGACGCCGCGCCGGACTTCACGCTCCTCGACAGCGAGGGCAACAAGGTCTCGCTGTCCGACTACCGCGGGCGGCAGGTCGTCGTGTACTTCTACCCGGCCGCCATGACGCCGGGCTGCACCAAGCAGGCGTGCGACTTCCGGGACAACCTCGCCGAGTTCAACGACGCCGGCTTCGCCGTGCTCGGCGTCTCCCCGGACAAGGTGGAGAAGCTGGCCAAGTTCCGTGACGCCGAGGGGCTGACCTTCCCGCTGCTGTCCGACGCGGACAAGTCGGTGATGCAGCGCTGGGGCGCCTTCGGCGAGAAGCAGAACTACGGGCGCACGGTGATGGGCGTGATCCGGTCGACGTTCGTCGTGGACGCCGACGGCAAGATCGCCAAGGCGTCGTACAACGTGCGGGCCACCGGGCACGTCGCCAAGTTGCGCAAGGATCTCGGCATCTGA
- a CDS encoding winged helix-turn-helix transcriptional regulator: MKQYHCPVELTLDVVGGRWRVLILAHLKQGPLRYGQLRRLIPDVSEKMLTQRLRELEADGLVLRDATHEPELRTDYRLSPEGETLAPVLQGLYDWGLARAERTGVVVTPPGD, encoded by the coding sequence GTGAAGCAATACCACTGCCCGGTCGAGCTCACCCTCGACGTCGTCGGCGGCCGCTGGCGTGTGCTCATCCTGGCCCACCTCAAGCAGGGGCCGCTGCGCTACGGCCAGCTGCGCCGGCTCATCCCGGACGTCAGCGAGAAGATGCTGACCCAGCGGCTGCGCGAGCTGGAGGCGGACGGCCTCGTGCTGCGCGACGCCACCCACGAACCGGAGCTGCGCACCGACTACCGGCTCAGCCCAGAGGGCGAGACCCTGGCCCCCGTGCTGCAGGGCCTCTACGACTGGGGCCTCGCCCGCGCCGAGCGAACCGGCGTCGTCGTCACGCCGCCTGGTGACTGA
- a CDS encoding MDR family MFS transporter has protein sequence MAATTAVEPDTASVSRGRTNAIFGVVLLGVLLAALDQTIVGTALPTIVGDLGGAGHLSWVVTAYLLAETIMTVIVGKFGDLFGRKLMFQLSVVIFGVGSFFSGFADSMTWLIIWRAVQGIGGGGLLVTATALIADFIPLRDRGKYQGVLGSVFGVVTVVGPMLGGLFVDHLSWRWAFYVNIPLVVVVLAVAAVAMPAAKSALKPVVDYLGILLIGLAVTGLTLVTSWGGSTYAWDSPEIIWMSVGSVVLLGLFVAVELRAKEPMLPMRLFRNPVFTVSGILSFIVGFAMLGALSFLPTYMQYVQGTSATTSGIRLLPMVIGLLVASIFSGNVVSRTGRYKIFPILGSLGISAGLYLLSLLTPATGLVLSSVYMLVLGVGIGLAMQVLTIAVQNTVDYADLGVATSGVTFLRSIGSSFGAAIFGSIYSSQLATNLATTLATHPLPPGVDPHVTAVPSLLHALPDAVSAPIVQAYSDSLHTVFLYAVPVGVLALLVSFFLKEMPLRDTSRASAPEMGEGFAMPEARDSDRELERAIATLMYRERRQAAPEILGRSGTSLDEGGVWCLMRVKFQHKLHRPATVAAIAERHRIPGKVFEPAFFALEFSGYLERRGEELDLTDRGRAEFDRLALAWRDWIVERLSDWRQESRADLDAAIDRVAARMIEQAGDEQRQGRHALV, from the coding sequence ATGGCTGCCACCACCGCTGTCGAACCGGACACCGCGAGCGTCAGCCGCGGCCGGACGAACGCGATCTTCGGTGTGGTGCTGCTCGGCGTGCTGCTGGCCGCGCTGGACCAGACCATCGTGGGCACGGCGCTGCCGACGATCGTCGGCGACCTGGGCGGGGCGGGCCACCTGTCCTGGGTGGTGACCGCCTACCTGCTGGCCGAGACGATCATGACGGTGATCGTCGGCAAGTTCGGCGACCTGTTCGGCCGCAAGCTGATGTTCCAGCTGTCGGTGGTGATCTTCGGCGTCGGCTCGTTCTTCAGCGGCTTCGCCGACTCCATGACGTGGCTGATCATCTGGCGGGCGGTGCAGGGCATCGGCGGCGGCGGTCTGCTGGTCACGGCCACCGCGCTCATCGCGGACTTCATCCCACTGCGCGACCGCGGCAAGTACCAGGGCGTGCTGGGCTCGGTGTTCGGCGTGGTGACGGTCGTCGGCCCGATGCTCGGCGGCCTGTTCGTGGACCACCTGTCCTGGCGGTGGGCGTTCTACGTGAACATCCCGCTGGTCGTGGTGGTGCTCGCGGTCGCGGCGGTGGCCATGCCCGCGGCGAAGTCCGCGCTCAAGCCCGTCGTCGACTACCTCGGCATCCTGCTGATCGGCCTGGCCGTGACCGGGCTGACGCTGGTCACCAGCTGGGGCGGCAGCACCTACGCGTGGGACTCGCCGGAGATCATCTGGATGTCGGTCGGCTCGGTCGTGCTGCTGGGCCTGTTCGTCGCCGTCGAGCTGCGGGCCAAGGAACCGATGCTGCCGATGCGGCTGTTCCGCAACCCGGTGTTCACGGTGTCCGGCATCCTCAGCTTCATCGTCGGCTTCGCCATGCTCGGCGCACTGTCGTTCCTGCCGACGTACATGCAGTACGTACAGGGCACGTCCGCCACCACGTCCGGGATTCGGCTGCTGCCGATGGTGATCGGCCTGCTGGTGGCCTCCATCTTCTCCGGCAACGTCGTCAGCCGGACGGGTCGGTACAAGATCTTCCCGATCCTGGGCAGCCTCGGCATCAGCGCCGGCCTGTACCTGTTGTCGCTGCTCACGCCGGCGACCGGGCTCGTGCTGTCCTCGGTGTACATGCTGGTCCTCGGTGTCGGCATCGGCCTGGCGATGCAGGTGCTGACGATCGCCGTGCAGAACACCGTCGACTACGCCGACCTGGGCGTGGCCACCTCGGGCGTGACGTTCCTGCGTTCCATCGGCAGCTCGTTCGGCGCCGCCATCTTCGGCTCCATCTACTCCAGCCAGCTCGCCACCAACCTGGCGACAACCCTGGCCACGCATCCGCTGCCGCCGGGCGTCGACCCGCACGTGACGGCCGTGCCGTCGCTGCTGCACGCCCTGCCCGACGCCGTGTCCGCGCCGATCGTCCAGGCCTACTCCGACTCGCTGCACACCGTGTTCCTCTACGCGGTGCCGGTCGGCGTGCTGGCGCTGCTGGTGTCGTTCTTCCTCAAGGAGATGCCGCTGCGGGACACCTCCCGGGCCAGCGCGCCGGAGATGGGCGAGGGCTTCGCGATGCCCGAGGCCCGGGATTCGGACCGGGAACTGGAGCGGGCCATCGCCACGCTGATGTACCGCGAACGCCGGCAGGCCGCGCCGGAAATCCTCGGCCGCTCCGGGACGAGCCTGGACGAAGGCGGCGTCTGGTGCCTCATGCGCGTCAAGTTCCAGCACAAGTTGCACCGCCCGGCCACCGTCGCCGCGATCGCCGAGCGGCACCGCATCCCGGGCAAGGTGTTCGAGCCGGCGTTCTTCGCGCTGGAGTTCAGCGGCTACCTGGAGCGGCGCGGCGAGGAGCTCGACCTGACCGACCGCGGCCGCGCCGAGTTCGACCGGCTCGCCCTCGCCTGGCGGGACTGGATCGTGGAGCGGCTGTCCGACTGGCGGCAGGAGAGCCGGGCGGATCTGGACGCGGCGATCGACCGGGTGGCGGCCCGGATGATCGAACAGGCGGGCGATGAACAGCGACAAGGTCGGCATGCTTTGGTGTAA
- a CDS encoding MBL fold metallo-hydrolase encodes MKLTIIGCSGSVPGPAAPAPCYLVEADGFALVLDLGNGALAALQARMSAFDVDALAFSHLHPDHCADFSALAVLRRYHPQPPYPPEQRRLPVHGPSDIARRFAAQYAPNEDERLSTDFSGVFDFHPLTGETVQIGPLKVTSARVTHPCEAYGFRIEHDGRSLTYSGDTAACPALDGLSAGVDLLLAEATWTDLPTRPADMHMSGRQAGQTACRAGVGRLMLTHVAPWTDPQVVLAEARAEFDGEVLLAEQGRTYEV; translated from the coding sequence GTGAAGCTGACCATCATCGGGTGCTCGGGCAGCGTGCCCGGGCCGGCCGCGCCCGCCCCGTGCTATCTGGTCGAGGCGGACGGCTTCGCGCTGGTGCTCGACCTGGGCAACGGGGCCCTGGCCGCGTTGCAGGCCCGGATGAGCGCGTTCGACGTCGACGCGCTGGCCTTCTCGCACCTGCACCCCGACCACTGCGCCGACTTCAGCGCGCTGGCGGTGCTGCGCCGCTACCACCCGCAGCCGCCGTACCCGCCGGAGCAGCGCCGGCTGCCGGTGCACGGGCCGTCCGACATCGCCCGCCGGTTCGCCGCCCAGTACGCGCCGAACGAGGACGAGCGGCTGAGCACCGACTTCTCCGGCGTCTTCGACTTCCACCCGCTGACCGGCGAGACCGTGCAGATCGGCCCGCTGAAGGTGACCTCGGCGCGGGTCACGCACCCGTGCGAGGCGTACGGCTTCCGCATCGAGCACGACGGCAGGTCCCTGACCTACTCCGGCGACACGGCCGCGTGTCCCGCGCTGGACGGCCTGTCCGCCGGCGTCGACCTGCTGCTCGCCGAGGCGACGTGGACCGACCTGCCGACCCGGCCCGCCGACATGCACATGTCCGGCCGGCAGGCGGGGCAGACCGCGTGCCGGGCCGGAGTGGGCAGGCTGATGCTCACCCATGTCGCGCCGTGGACCGATCCGCAGGTCGTGCTGGCCGAGGCGCGGGCCGAGTTCGACGGCGAGGTGCTGCTCGCCGAGCAGGGCCGTACCTACGAGGTCTAG
- a CDS encoding DUF3618 domain-containing protein codes for MARDPDTIQREIEQARDSLAATLDELVVKANPKQYVDQGKDAVRSRLSDPRVKYALIGVGVLVGVLVVRKLFR; via the coding sequence GTGGCTCGCGATCCCGACACCATCCAGCGCGAGATCGAACAGGCGCGTGATTCGCTGGCCGCCACCCTGGACGAGTTGGTCGTGAAGGCCAATCCGAAGCAGTACGTGGACCAGGGCAAGGACGCGGTCCGCTCCCGGCTGTCCGATCCGCGGGTGAAGTACGCGTTGATCGGCGTCGGGGTGTTGGTCGGTGTCCTGGTGGTGCGCAAGCTTTTCCGCTGA
- the rdgB gene encoding RdgB/HAM1 family non-canonical purine NTP pyrophosphatase: MTKLLLATRNAKKLAELDRILAASDVSGVEVIGLDAVPPFPEAPETEPTFEGNALAKARDAVAATGLPAVADDSGLAVDALNGMPGVLSARWSGGHGDDAANLRLVLGQMGDVPDDRRGAAFVCAAALVLPGGAEVVVRGEWRGTLIRESRGENGFGYDPIFVPEGETRTSAELDPAEKDALSHRGRALRLLLPHITAALA; the protein is encoded by the coding sequence GTGACCAAGCTGCTGCTGGCCACTCGCAACGCCAAGAAACTGGCCGAGCTGGACCGCATCCTGGCCGCCTCCGACGTGTCCGGCGTCGAGGTCATCGGCCTCGACGCCGTGCCGCCGTTCCCGGAGGCCCCGGAGACGGAGCCGACGTTCGAGGGCAACGCCCTGGCCAAGGCCCGGGACGCCGTCGCCGCGACCGGGTTGCCGGCCGTCGCCGACGACTCCGGCCTGGCCGTGGATGCCTTGAACGGCATGCCCGGCGTGTTGTCGGCCCGCTGGTCCGGCGGCCACGGTGACGACGCCGCCAACCTGCGGCTCGTTCTTGGGCAGATGGGCGACGTCCCCGACGACCGTCGCGGCGCCGCCTTCGTCTGCGCCGCCGCCCTGGTCCTGCCCGGCGGCGCCGAGGTTGTCGTCCGCGGTGAGTGGCGCGGCACCTTGATCCGGGAATCCCGTGGCGAGAACGGCTTCGGGTACGACCCGATCTTCGTGCCCGAGGGCGAGACGCGGACCTCCGCCGAGCTGGACCCGGCCGAGAAGGACGCCCTGTCCCACCGCGGCCGCGCCCTGCGCCTGCTCCTCCCGCACATCACCGCCGCCCTCGCCTGA
- a CDS encoding DMT family transporter: MLMWILLTLAIVAEVFATIMLKLSNGLSHPLPVLGLVAGYAIAFYLESQVIRLGMPMPVTYAVWAGGGIALVVVANRVLFSEPVSALTIGGMVLILAGVLVVQMSVSHQAA; encoded by the coding sequence ATGCTGATGTGGATCCTGCTCACCCTCGCCATCGTCGCCGAGGTGTTCGCGACGATCATGTTGAAACTGTCCAACGGCCTGAGCCACCCGCTGCCGGTGCTCGGCCTCGTCGCCGGCTACGCGATCGCGTTCTACCTGGAGTCACAGGTGATCCGCCTGGGCATGCCGATGCCGGTCACCTACGCGGTGTGGGCCGGCGGCGGCATCGCGCTCGTCGTCGTCGCCAACCGGGTGCTGTTCTCCGAACCCGTGTCGGCGCTGACGATCGGCGGCATGGTGCTGATCCTCGCCGGCGTGCTCGTCGTGCAGATGTCGGTCAGTCACCAGGCGGCGTGA
- a CDS encoding alpha-ketoglutarate-dependent dioxygenase AlkB family protein: MESMFGRQRVEIAPGAVHTPDWLSLDEQQRLVAACREWAAPPAGMRHTRLPSGGVMSVQTVCLGWHWTPYRYSRTTEDGSPVKPLPDWLADLGRRAVGDPAHRPDIALVNFYDQAAKMGMHQDKDERSDAPVVSLSIGDSCVFRFGNTENRNRPWTDVELRSGDLFVFGGPSRFAYHGVTKTLPGTGDPATGLITGRLNITLRVSGLD, encoded by the coding sequence ATGGAATCGATGTTCGGGCGGCAGCGGGTGGAGATCGCCCCCGGGGCCGTGCACACACCGGACTGGCTGAGCCTGGACGAGCAGCAGCGGCTGGTGGCCGCGTGCCGGGAATGGGCGGCGCCGCCGGCGGGCATGCGGCACACGCGGCTGCCCAGCGGCGGCGTGATGTCCGTGCAGACCGTGTGCCTCGGCTGGCACTGGACGCCGTACCGCTACAGCCGCACCACCGAGGACGGATCCCCGGTGAAGCCGCTGCCTGACTGGCTCGCCGACCTCGGCCGCCGCGCCGTCGGCGACCCCGCCCACCGACCCGACATCGCCCTGGTCAACTTCTACGACCAGGCCGCGAAGATGGGCATGCACCAGGACAAGGACGAGCGCAGCGATGCACCCGTGGTGTCACTGAGCATCGGGGACAGCTGCGTGTTCCGGTTCGGCAACACCGAAAACCGCAACCGCCCGTGGACCGACGTCGAACTGCGCTCCGGGGACCTGTTCGTGTTCGGCGGACCGTCCCGGTTCGCCTATCACGGCGTGACGAAGACACTGCCGGGCACCGGTGACCCCGCCACCGGGCTGATAACCGGTCGCCTCAACATCACCCTTCGGGTGTCCGGACTGGACTGA
- the rph gene encoding ribonuclease PH, which produces MVRADGRNDESLREIKITRGYQQWPAGSVLVEFGNTRVLCAASVTEGVPRWRAGSGLGWVTAEYAMLPSATHTRGDRESVKGRIGGRTHEISRLIGRSLRACIDLAALGENTIVIDCDVIQADGGTRTAAITGGYVALADAITWLDAAGRLADPKPLSCSVSAVSVGVIDGRVRLDLPYEEDSRAEVDMNVVATDAGTLIEVQGTGEGATFARSTLDQMLDLALAGCAELSRLQAEALALPYPGQLPEPSPKGRRGSAAKS; this is translated from the coding sequence GTGGTTAGAGCAGACGGCCGAAACGACGAATCGCTCCGTGAGATCAAGATCACCCGTGGCTACCAGCAGTGGCCGGCGGGATCCGTGCTGGTCGAGTTCGGCAACACCCGCGTGCTGTGCGCGGCCAGCGTCACCGAGGGCGTGCCCCGCTGGCGCGCCGGATCCGGCCTCGGCTGGGTCACCGCCGAGTACGCCATGCTGCCCTCGGCCACGCACACCCGGGGCGACCGGGAGTCGGTCAAGGGCCGGATCGGCGGCCGCACGCACGAGATCAGCCGGCTGATCGGGCGGTCCCTGCGGGCCTGCATCGACCTGGCCGCGCTCGGCGAGAACACCATCGTCATCGACTGCGACGTGATCCAGGCCGACGGCGGCACCCGCACCGCGGCCATCACCGGCGGCTACGTGGCGCTGGCCGACGCGATCACCTGGCTGGACGCCGCGGGCCGGCTGGCCGACCCGAAGCCGCTGTCCTGCTCGGTGTCCGCGGTCAGCGTCGGGGTGATCGACGGCCGGGTCCGGCTGGACCTGCCGTACGAGGAGGACTCCCGGGCCGAGGTCGACATGAACGTGGTCGCCACCGACGCCGGCACGCTGATCGAGGTGCAGGGCACCGGCGAGGGCGCGACGTTCGCCCGCTCCACCCTGGACCAGATGCTGGACCTGGCGCTGGCCGGCTGCGCGGAGCTGTCCCGGCTGCAGGCCGAGGCGCTGGCGCTGCCCTACCCGGGCCAGCTGCCGGAGCCGTCGCCCAAGGGCAGGCGCGGGTCGGCGGCGAAGTCGTGA
- a CDS encoding globin domain-containing protein, translated as MITEYIRYRIPDGQGSQFEDAYRRAGAVLSESPQCVGWDVARCVDEPSCYVVRIRWTSAEDHLTGFRSGPRFPAFFAEVKPFVGDIEEMRHYGELAAGDGPPTLYDWAGGEEALTRLTAAFYREVLKDDVLEPLFRGMSPDHPRRVAHWLGEVFGGPRTYSAERGGYSTMLAMHLGKAITERQRRRWVSLLQDAADEVGLPADPEFRAAFTGYLEWGTRIALANSQPDADPVKQAPVPRWGWGVAVPLPRVPRGARSL; from the coding sequence GTGATCACCGAGTACATCCGCTACCGGATTCCCGACGGCCAGGGTAGCCAGTTCGAGGACGCCTATCGGCGGGCCGGCGCGGTGCTGTCCGAGTCGCCGCAGTGCGTCGGCTGGGACGTCGCGCGGTGCGTGGACGAACCGAGTTGCTACGTGGTGCGGATCCGCTGGACCTCCGCCGAGGATCACCTGACCGGGTTCCGCTCAGGCCCGCGGTTCCCGGCGTTCTTCGCCGAGGTGAAGCCGTTCGTCGGCGACATCGAGGAGATGCGGCACTACGGGGAGCTCGCCGCCGGCGACGGGCCGCCGACGTTGTACGACTGGGCGGGCGGCGAAGAGGCGCTGACGAGGCTGACGGCGGCGTTCTACCGCGAGGTCCTCAAGGACGACGTGCTGGAGCCGCTGTTCCGGGGTATGTCGCCGGACCATCCGCGGCGGGTGGCGCACTGGCTGGGCGAGGTGTTCGGCGGGCCGAGGACGTACAGCGCGGAGCGCGGCGGCTATTCGACGATGCTGGCCATGCACCTGGGCAAGGCGATCACCGAACGGCAGCGCCGCCGCTGGGTGAGCCTGCTCCAGGACGCCGCCGACGAGGTCGGGCTGCCGGCCGACCCGGAGTTCCGGGCGGCGTTCACCGGCTACCTCGAGTGGGGCACGCGGATCGCGTTGGCCAACTCGCAGCCGGACGCCGACCCGGTCAAGCAGGCTCCGGTGCCGCGCTGGGGCTGGGGTGTGGCTGTGCCCTTGCCGCGCGTTCCGCGCGGGGCGAGGTCGCTCTAA
- the murI gene encoding glutamate racemase: protein MTTADAPIGIFDSGVGGLTVARAIMDQLPGERVRYLGDTANCPYGPLPIADARRYALAAFDQLVASGVKMLVIACNTASAACLRDARERYDIPVVEVVQPAVRRAVATSRSGRIGLIGTQGTVQSRAYDDAFAAAPHVTLTSAACPRFVDFVERGITSGRQVLGLTEMYLEPLHRADVDTLILGCTHYPLLTGVIQIVMGEQVTLVSSAEETAKDVVRVLTERDLLREPTEEFAEHEFLATGPAEPFRRLARRFLGPQVGTVGAVMSPSTP from the coding sequence GTGACAACCGCCGACGCACCGATCGGGATCTTCGACTCCGGAGTGGGCGGCCTCACCGTCGCCCGCGCGATCATGGACCAGCTGCCCGGCGAGCGCGTCCGGTATCTCGGCGACACCGCCAACTGCCCGTACGGCCCGCTGCCCATCGCCGACGCGCGGCGGTACGCCCTCGCGGCGTTCGACCAGTTGGTGGCCAGCGGCGTGAAGATGCTGGTGATCGCCTGCAACACCGCGTCGGCGGCGTGCCTGCGGGACGCCCGCGAGCGCTACGACATCCCCGTGGTCGAGGTCGTGCAGCCGGCGGTGCGGCGGGCCGTCGCCACCAGCCGCTCCGGCCGCATCGGCCTGATCGGCACCCAGGGCACCGTGCAGTCCCGTGCCTACGACGACGCCTTCGCCGCCGCTCCGCACGTCACGCTGACCAGCGCCGCCTGCCCACGGTTCGTGGACTTCGTGGAGCGCGGCATCACCTCCGGCCGCCAGGTGCTGGGCCTGACCGAGATGTACCTGGAGCCGCTGCACCGCGCCGACGTGGACACGCTCATCCTCGGCTGCACGCACTATCCGCTGCTCACGGGCGTGATCCAGATCGTGATGGGCGAGCAGGTGACGCTCGTGTCCAGCGCCGAGGAGACCGCCAAGGACGTCGTCCGCGTGCTGACCGAGCGGGACCTGCTGCGCGAGCCGACCGAAGAGTTCGCCGAGCACGAATTCCTGGCGACCGGTCCGGCGGAGCCGTTCCGGCGATTGGCCCGCCGATTCCTGGGTCCGCAGGTGGGAACGGTGGGCGCCGTCATGTCACCCTCTACGCCGTGA
- a CDS encoding TetR/AcrR family transcriptional regulator → MTSADPAVAGRPLRADARRNRARVLEVAQQVFAEEGLAVPIDEIARRAGVGVGTVYRHFPTKDALFEAIIVERLRGVGEAAHELAQGPDAGRGFFAFFELMVRDASLNKALFDALAASGSFNQELTSEARQVMMTGLGELLAKAQEAGEVRADLTAADVKTFMVGCLAMARQGTADPGLIVGVVCDGMRPVSPVRTPEG, encoded by the coding sequence GTGACTTCAGCTGACCCCGCCGTCGCCGGCCGCCCGCTGCGTGCCGACGCCAGGCGCAATCGCGCCCGGGTGCTCGAGGTGGCCCAGCAGGTGTTCGCCGAGGAGGGCCTCGCGGTCCCGATCGACGAGATCGCGCGCCGGGCCGGGGTGGGGGTCGGCACCGTCTACCGGCACTTCCCGACGAAGGACGCGCTGTTCGAGGCGATCATCGTGGAGCGGCTGCGCGGGGTCGGCGAGGCCGCTCATGAGCTGGCCCAGGGGCCGGACGCGGGCCGGGGCTTCTTCGCCTTCTTCGAACTCATGGTGCGCGACGCCAGCCTGAACAAGGCCCTGTTCGACGCGCTCGCGGCCAGCGGCAGCTTCAACCAGGAGCTGACGTCGGAGGCGCGGCAGGTGATGATGACCGGCCTCGGTGAGCTGCTGGCGAAGGCCCAGGAGGCCGGCGAGGTGCGGGCCGACCTGACGGCGGCCGACGTGAAGACGTTCATGGTGGGCTGCCTGGCGATGGCCCGGCAGGGCACCGCCGATCCCGGGCTGATCGTCGGCGTCGTGTGCGACGGCATGCGGCCCGTCAGTCCAGTCCGGACACCCGAAGGGTGA
- a CDS encoding DUF2231 domain-containing protein, whose amino-acid sequence MNLADNSFTFNGLPLHPLVVHAVVVLLPLAAVGSIIIAVYPRWRRRYWLPVLVLAVLGIGSVPIATQAGEELYDSIKVANPDLAHHRDLGNALLPYAITFGVMLALLLIVGRLADRERAAGGVRAGRAAAAAPRQQPVAPGVHSIDELDEESATAPTTTPGLVEDDKPSSSRFWSVITVLVAIAVIASAVAVTYEIYLVGDSGATAVWKGVGG is encoded by the coding sequence ATGAACCTTGCCGACAACTCGTTCACCTTCAACGGGCTGCCGCTGCACCCGCTGGTGGTGCATGCCGTCGTCGTGCTGCTGCCCCTGGCCGCGGTCGGCAGCATCATCATCGCCGTCTACCCGAGGTGGCGCCGCCGCTACTGGCTGCCGGTGCTGGTGCTCGCGGTGCTGGGGATCGGCTCGGTGCCGATCGCCACCCAGGCCGGGGAGGAGCTGTACGACAGCATCAAGGTCGCCAACCCCGACCTCGCGCACCACCGGGACCTCGGCAACGCCCTGCTGCCGTACGCCATCACCTTCGGCGTGATGCTGGCCCTGCTGCTGATCGTCGGCCGCCTGGCCGACCGCGAGCGGGCCGCCGGGGGCGTCCGGGCGGGCCGGGCCGCCGCGGCGGCGCCGAGGCAGCAGCCGGTCGCGCCGGGCGTGCACAGCATCGACGAGCTGGACGAGGAGAGCGCCACCGCGCCGACGACCACGCCCGGGCTGGTCGAGGACGACAAGCCGTCCTCGTCCCGGTTCTGGAGCGTGATCACGGTCCTGGTCGCGATCGCGGTGATCGCCAGCGCGGTCGCCGTGACGTACGAGATCTACCTGGTCGGCGACAGCGGCGCGACGGCCGTGTGGAAGGGCGTGGGCGGCTAG
- a CDS encoding TetR/AcrR family transcriptional regulator, whose translation MSSPSRRRVPLDTPERLAEVLAAAIDVVAEVGYERFNMDLVAQRAHVSKGSLYQRWPSKAHLIVAALDANRVEMTAPDTGSYLGDVRELAKRWLRAEMPGDRRGLLLALLEGSRRDPELARLMTEQLGQGGTNPMAEVLDAAKARGELPPGVDLELLAELPLSLAITNVLFKDQPLTEDLVDRIVDGLLAPLLGIGDHRE comes from the coding sequence ATGTCCTCCCCGTCGCGCAGACGCGTCCCCCTCGACACCCCGGAGCGCCTCGCCGAGGTGCTGGCCGCGGCCATCGACGTGGTGGCCGAGGTCGGCTACGAGCGGTTCAACATGGACCTCGTCGCCCAGCGGGCGCATGTCAGCAAGGGCAGCCTCTACCAGCGCTGGCCGTCCAAGGCGCACCTGATCGTGGCGGCCCTGGACGCCAACCGGGTCGAGATGACGGCGCCGGACACCGGGTCGTACCTGGGCGACGTGCGCGAGCTGGCCAAGCGGTGGCTGCGGGCCGAGATGCCGGGTGATCGCCGCGGGCTGCTGCTGGCGCTGCTGGAGGGCAGCCGGCGCGACCCCGAGCTGGCCCGGCTGATGACCGAGCAGCTCGGCCAGGGCGGCACCAATCCGATGGCCGAGGTGCTCGACGCCGCGAAGGCCCGGGGCGAGCTGCCGCCGGGCGTCGACCTGGAGCTGCTGGCCGAGCTGCCGCTGTCGCTGGCGATCACGAACGTGCTGTTCAAGGACCAGCCGCTGACCGAGGACCTGGTGGACCGGATCGTGGACGGCCTGCTCGCGCCGCTGCTGGGTATCGGGGATCACCGGGAATAG
- a CDS encoding TetR/AcrR family transcriptional regulator, translating into MATTSYAEQANAAARGRPRDATRDEALRRAALEVMAEVGYRALTMDAVAAKARAGKATIYRRWESKLDLVIDTVNQLVHQNIPEPDTGSLTGDLHEFLSAFAAFLSGPTGKAAQALVGELPHEPELATAFRETFLVAQRDVLRGILDRGTARGEVRLDAPRGMAVELAGAALTYRLMLTGDPLDATFVDRLVDQVLLPLLRP; encoded by the coding sequence TTGGCCACAACGTCGTACGCGGAGCAGGCAAACGCGGCCGCCCGCGGCCGGCCGAGGGACGCCACCCGCGACGAGGCGCTGCGCCGCGCCGCGCTCGAGGTGATGGCCGAGGTCGGCTACCGGGCGCTGACCATGGACGCCGTGGCCGCCAAGGCGCGCGCCGGCAAGGCGACCATCTACCGGCGCTGGGAGTCGAAGCTCGACCTGGTCATCGACACGGTGAACCAGCTCGTGCACCAGAACATCCCCGAGCCCGACACCGGGTCGCTCACCGGCGACCTGCACGAGTTCCTTAGCGCCTTCGCCGCGTTCCTGTCCGGTCCCACCGGCAAGGCTGCGCAGGCGCTCGTCGGTGAACTCCCCCACGAGCCCGAGCTCGCCACCGCGTTCCGGGAGACGTTCCTGGTGGCCCAGCGCGATGTGCTGCGCGGCATCCTCGACCGGGGCACCGCCCGCGGCGAGGTCCGGCTGGACGCCCCGCGCGGCATGGCCGTCGAACTCGCCGGCGCGGCCCTGACGTACCGGCTGATGCTCACCGGCGACCCGCTCGACGCCACCTTCGTCGACCGGCTCGTCGACCAGGTCCTGCTGCCGCTGCTGAGGCCGTGA